The Listeria sp. PSOL-1 genome includes a region encoding these proteins:
- a CDS encoding NADP-dependent oxidoreductase, whose amino-acid sequence MKQINLKTRPVGLPSKDTFEIKDVKLKGMQSGDVHIQLVYLSVDPYLRGRMNDTKSYIPPFKLNEPIVSTGIGKVVKSKSDDFLEGDFVIGSVPWQEEAILPGETLQKIDPAVAKLPAYLGIIGMTGLTAYFGLLDIGQPEPDETVVVSAGAGAVGSAVGQIAQIKGARVVGIAGSEEKIHYMVNELGFDVGINYKTKEFSHNLAKACPNGIDVYFENVGGKVSDAVWPLLNKFARIPVCGTISSYNKTAEEDMGPRVQSYLIKSSAKMQGFTVGDYADQFAEGKKQLVQWLEEGKLIHKETLVHGFDQTIPAFLSLFDGKNIGKIVVDVRGK is encoded by the coding sequence ATGAAACAAATTAATCTAAAAACCCGTCCAGTAGGCTTACCAAGTAAAGATACTTTTGAAATAAAAGATGTGAAGCTTAAAGGGATGCAAAGCGGAGATGTGCATATTCAGTTGGTCTATTTATCTGTAGATCCTTATTTGCGCGGTAGAATGAACGATACAAAGAGTTATATTCCGCCATTTAAACTAAATGAACCGATTGTAAGTACTGGCATTGGCAAGGTAGTTAAATCGAAATCCGATGATTTTCTCGAAGGAGATTTTGTAATAGGAAGTGTACCATGGCAAGAAGAAGCCATTTTGCCAGGCGAAACACTGCAGAAAATCGATCCAGCGGTTGCTAAGTTGCCTGCTTATTTAGGGATCATTGGTATGACAGGCCTTACCGCATATTTTGGTCTACTTGATATCGGCCAGCCCGAGCCGGATGAAACGGTAGTTGTTAGTGCTGGGGCAGGAGCAGTTGGTTCAGCTGTCGGACAGATTGCACAAATTAAAGGCGCACGTGTAGTTGGAATAGCGGGAAGTGAAGAAAAAATCCATTACATGGTTAACGAACTAGGTTTTGATGTGGGGATAAATTATAAGACAAAAGAATTTAGCCATAATTTAGCAAAAGCGTGTCCAAATGGAATTGACGTTTATTTTGAAAATGTTGGTGGCAAAGTAAGTGATGCTGTGTGGCCATTATTAAATAAATTTGCAAGGATACCTGTATGTGGCACGATTTCCTCTTATAATAAGACAGCGGAAGAGGATATGGGCCCGCGTGTACAAAGCTATTTAATTAAATCAAGTGCTAAAATGCAAGGCTTTACAGTTGGGGATTATGCTGATCAATTTGCAGAAGGTAAAAAGCAGCTAGTGCAATGGCTAGAAGAAGGCAAACTGATCCACAAAGAGACACTTGTACATGGATTTGATCAAACGATACCTGCATTTCTATCGTTATTTGACGGTAAGAATATTGGGAAAATCGTTGTAGACGTGAGAGGGAAATAG